tttaaaaaattgcttttatcttGTGGTTACTGTTTTTGCGACGATTGTCCTTACATAAAATTGCTCCATCTCTAGGATATATCGTGGGTAAAAAAAGTCTCCGCACCATaacaaaaatgagaataaattagataatttcttatgtttacttaatattttctttaatgcttAATATGCGCTTAATCTGTATCATTGtagtaaataaatgatttttcaaaaagcaaGAAGTGTTGAATTGAAGAagtgttttaattgaaatatttaggaGATGTTCCGAAATGTGAACAAAACTGTTTCCTtatgtaatattcaaattaatcttgaagttttttttttacaacagacCAGTAatccatttaaatattatgtGATCCTAGGTAGTACGCGCTATGATgctcttattttaataagatgatcgatataattttacatttttaaagtgttttaataatttaatttagaataatatattatttatattatttttaaatatgtatttgtttttatttatctattctaAAACAAGATTACTCAGGATCATGTTTGTACAAAATATCATGGAAATAGCTGTTTGATTTCATAGACATtctgatattaaaagaaaataaggaaacTGATAGGAaacctgaaaatttattttatcctaatattttagctttcatagaatttgtgttttttgcAACCATATTTGTTTGACAACTTGGAAAGTTTATGATTAGTCACCCTAATTGGAAATCCGCCACTGAAATTGACGCGCATTTCATTCTTCGAAACTGGAGAATGTGTAAACgtcacaaaagaataaaaatattgattgtggTTTGTAGCTGATCATTTTAAAATGGAAGCTTTTAAAGCTATTCTTGAGTCGTTTCTTCAACTATGAAACGAtggaatttctattaaaaaaatttgcaaaatcttaaaaaaaaatcaaagtctactatataatttattattgaaaggtGCCATGAGCTTCAACTTTTGAAGAATAAGATTGTCAAAAGTAAAACTTGTTTGAAGTTCAAGATAATGCGAATAAGAGCCCTTTAAAACGCAGCTGATGGAAGCTGATGAAACACTGAAATGACATCTCAAACAGTGAGAATGCTGGATAGAATGGGTGGGCACACAGTTAAtaagatgcttatttataagtatCTGTAATAGAAAGTAAAAGGCACTCTAGTTGATAAAGAAGCATGTTCATTCACCTTTCTATTTCTGGGAATCTGTCCTTTCtagttttgaatcaaaatttaatatccatgaGTCTCCTGATCGCGTAATTATctgtaaaaaacaacaacaacaaatcaaCAAGTACTGACTAGCAATTAATGTATAACTGTCAAGAATGAGGTTGGAAACGACTCGTTGCATCGATGTATGAGTGTTGATGACCTcggcaatttatttttatagaaggaaatattAGGAAGTTCATGTATTTTAACATTCTACAGCAATACATCTTAACAAGTGCAGAAAAGTTATCCAGTGGTTCTACATTTactttccagcaggacaacggtTCTGAACCCTCAAGATTAATTAAGAATTGCAATTTAATCATAGTTAACAGCTTCATTGGAGGCCGCCTCCCCCGAAttcctaatttaaatttcattgaatatttctatGAAGAAATCGATCATGAACGAACTCAAAAAATATGACATAAGGAACAAAGATGAAAGAAAACGtaacattcaaaactttttaaatagaatttcgtCCGAAAAAAAACCCAGCGAGAGTGGTCTCCTTTAAATTTTCTCGAGCACTTttcaataaaggtgttatccttgCATGGCAGGGGTTAATTAGGACACATTAACCTTTgtcttgaatttagcatttttattgaatctatcaatGTGATTTTTGGTTAATCTTTTGGTGGTTAATCTCTAGCATGATGTTAATAGTTGACGAAAATCGAATATTGTTTTATACACGTTTTCACCAACTGATTAAAaccgaaattttatttagaactaCACTTATAGTGgcaaaattacttattaaatttgatatatttaagtcattgtgttatTAAGTTTTtgggtttacatgtttctgatagACGGCCAACCCCTAAttggatttgcctcaaaatttgattggtatCTACGCTATACATATTAAatccgtgtaccgaattttatccatttagttatctacattttgtagttatcatattaacttatattcggacagatagatttcctctgaGTGGAGTTCGCTaagaatttgacagaaatctgcaaatttggtgtatagacggtgcatcaaatttcatctatttagctcaaagcgttttaggAGTACCtatgtcacagacaaacagatataatgctaaacatatgtttttcgaactcaagaagctctaaaatgtagagattcgtcgaaatatcaaatttttcgacgattacaatattttatgtttcatataatgcaaagtaataaattaaaatagacgAACCAAACCTGAAACGTTAACATACTACAGTGTTTCGGATAAAGATTcgaatttctctctctctctattttatttatttacttgttcaATAAATAgccctaaatttttttaaaaaattgtaaaaagggGTGAATTTCTGAAGAACGATAAGGAAAATCACTCATCAATCAAAAATCActctctcttttatttatttatttgttcaataaataactataaattttttttaaaaaaatgtaaaaaaaagtgaatttttgaagAACGATAAGGAAAATTACTCATTCTAATTGCGTTGTTCATTTTTTTGCTTTCCCCTCTACATTCATTCTCGGAAACCTcagaaaatgtttctaatttcGAAAACGTATCTTTTGTAACCATGGGAACGAGAATACCATTTCTTCGTGTGTACATCATATTCAGCTTTCTCATAGAAGAAGAAATTTCTCTCAGCCAATTTTGATTATGAAGAATAAGTTACTTATGGATTGTTTAAAAGATCAATTGATTAGTGGTAAGTTCCATTTTCTACTGAGTGTTCTTGATGCAGTACAATTGTGAAGTTTACTGTCGTTAAACTGACTTCAGATATTGAGAAAGGAAAACTTTTTCTACAAAGTAACTCAATTAACTAATTTTCTATCAATGGCGCttgtatgtaaaaataatcagCAAAAGAACAAGCTGCAGAATGAGTATTTTGTAATAGTTGTGggattatatgaaagaaaaaaacttatgaCTTATTAGTGCTTATGCATTTTTGGATTTCCATTTCTTATTGGTAAGAATAAGGCTTTATCGCTCAGAATAGTATAAATTAGTTAGGATTTTGAGTCTAATATAACAACTTCAACTTGCAACCTATATTGCTGAGTCAGAAGTCACATAGCTAAAAtgtggaataatttatttcccaAGTTTTACTATTTCGTCATTGTAATAAAAGTGCTTAATCAGAATTCATTAAtctaaaataggaaaataattacttccacaaatttcattattttgtcattgtaagaaaataaacaatacaaatatacatttaaaaaaatttttttttcgggaTAGCAGAACTTCAAGCACTTTAAGCAGTATTTCATCTTGGGAAAAGCAGCACCAACAACGGTTGGACAACTGATAGAGGTACTGAAAGTTATAAGTGActttttaaatgtcttatttttaatcgagaaatctttttaaatattctgtacagtaacattttaaacattctgTGAATTGACTTGTATCCACAAAAAAGAATTGCAAAGGGGTTCAAAGCAAAAAATACTATGAATcttgtgttaaaattaaatttaaaaaatcattgcttgttttcagaattttaagttCATTCTTTCTCGATTTTAATcgagaatttatttcatatcttaaagaaataaaaagtttatttaaaaagtttttggaaagaaataaaatctatcaaaattgcatcaaactaattaattttatattaaagtgagaatctgaaataaaagtttaaacaatCATCCtgctttctttcattattttagatttataatctGAGTTTTAGTGGagcatttaaaatgcaataattggaactgaattgtttttaaaagcaataagtcCACAGATGCGTCAAACCATCCTACTACACATAGTTTATGGTGTACTCCTCCCAGGTATGTAATATATTCCAGAATTAAACAGGCGAATATATGTCATATTTTGATAAcctttaaaacttttcatatagagcttttttaaaacatcaatctgtttatttttagtataaatacaagtaaaaattttaaagttgtgattgaatatttttaattttaatgtttaatgttaatataaattaatgctaatataaaattcttactacacccatttttgaaatgcaaataatattatttgcttataatgcatttttaattcaaaatttttcattatcgtagatatttttgtaaatatttgcatcTGTTTTAATTTTCTCGAGTATCAATTACTTCTATGTTAGGTCTAGAGCAGTAAAAATCACTCTCATTTGCTATTTTATCGGAATGATATGTTTTGTTTGAATTTGATATCTTTCTAACTTATAGAGTTCATTCACAGTATATAATTAGGAAGAATTTGACTGTACATCAAAAACCATGGCAATGAAAAATACGAAATCCAGTTCTTCTGTTAAACTGGAcaaaagaaaaaccatgcccaTCAGGTATgatgattttattcaatatttccgCATAAATCTCATATTTGTCACATGTAAGTCAGTAGAGAGTATACTCAGCAACTTtcgaaatttggaatatattttaggaagatttataaaatatggttttgattTGATTATCTAGtttaattttgaagcaatacGATAATACTTTGTGAAAAAAATCGGAATTTCGAACAGTGGGACAATAAAGAGAATTATTTCTCAGTCTGACTAATTCGATCGTCTGTGAAACAACTATAGGAGTGTGTTCCACAAATCAAAGAGCACGCGCTTAACTGAATGAAAGGTATGCAATAGAGCTGGATCCCAAATCAACAATACTCCCAACTCCAAACCCCGGATCCTACTGTGGCGACTGTTAATGTTAGTAGTGAATtgtgttaaataaaatacattgcttTGAGTCacatgttttcaaattaattccttCACATACAGTAATAAATCTGATtcgcgcatcgaattactgagtttttttaaaattcagattctatAACTAATCGAAAGTATTAAgtcatttaaaatccaaaaatcacttagaaacgTTTCAAAGTATCAAATGAAccttatattattatgaatattaaagtACCTTAAATAGgatatgtcatctaattaggCAGTTAAGCAAATTCTTAGGTCAAGGAGTTAGTAAAGTAAAATCATAACATATGAGCGAAAAGTTCAAACTAGattgaaatctttcatttatatacagattaataaataacaagtaatatatataaaaatatatataaaagtcaattcctacttaggttcaacaatttttttttattttagttactttttattaaataattacaattaatataaatatatttacatatgacagaattacaatattaagtggcaaaatattgcgacggatttggcgactttggcgagcaaatagaaattactggacaaatcaGACAGTCCCTTAGACAGATGTGAATCCAAATTTGCTATGTATtgacactttagatgttaaatttgtgagccaagttttatccatctagttctcacGTGAACTTATATTTGGGCACCTGGACAGgaagatttcctctgaatagatttcactCAAAACCTGATTGAAGTTTACGAATTCGGTGAAAAGCCTATATACCAACTTTCATTTGcctaaatcaaatcattttttgagttattgacttcacagatagacagacagacatagttccaaaaatgtgtttctcgaaggtctgaaacatggaaattggtcaaaaatctcgagttggaattttttaaaaaatttataatactatCTTTTTGTATACATCTTGCAAAAGAAAGTAGAGAGGAGAATACTCCTGTTGATTTAAACTATCATTAATCtataattatctgtattttattaaatgtattgttaATATCAGCCATATCAACAAtccgaaaaaattattaaatagtgaataattaaaaaaaaaatgttgattcatGCGGTTTTTTAACTAGGATATTGTTTTCAAATCTGAAAGAAAGTTCTGGATGTTTGTTAATCGAAAGagaacgaaaaattttaaatatgttcagctgaaaaatgacattttaatttcgAGCAAACGACTTTTGattaagattcagaaaaaaattacatcgatataaaattgatattttaaatccaaCACATTTTTCTGAAgagatgagaaaaataattaatttaaaagacgttttttttatcttaataactgCATGTgacatcttttataaataaaatgaagagtgCACTGAAAATGTAAtctcaaaaattgtatgtttcTGTGATAGAGATCAGAATTTTTACGACAAATTTTCTCTCTTTATGAACAAATATCTTTTATAGAACCATTCCGATGCCAGTGATTTTAAGCAACAGTTGGGATATTGCTGAGAAATATGACGATTACCTGCGCATGCTCAGTAAGGTAACAGACTTCTCATAATTTTTGATGGAAGTTACATTTACAAATTATTCAGTGAAACTTACTTTCAATGCAGATTAGCTAACTAATCTGCGCATTAACTAGGGTTACATGTTAAAGTGTGGAAAAGCAgttcatttctcaaattacctAGATAATCTGTCCATTACCTACTAGACACTCTTTAATATGCACATTaccttttaaaatggaaataagatCTTTGCTAAAGCAACAACAGCGTTTCTGTACGCTTAAGTTAAaggctgtttatttatttttcgatatataaAGAATACAGTTAATACAATCACGTAAAACACaaattagttggaaaaaaaaggTGTTAACatctttgatgaaaataaaattcttaattaaaaatatttttttgtctggaTATGCATACCTTTTGGAACCATTAATttcagaagatatatatatatatatatatatatatatatatatatatatatatatatatatatatatatatatatatatatatatatatatatatatatatatatatatatatattagagaaataatgaataaattatatttaaaataaattaaaataataagtgaaatataaacaacgagccgcctttggagaccagatcgttcagataaaatatttatttttcttactgttaaactattaataaggaatgcatttattaattttacatcttgCTATTTAATGAGActcaaatatatgaattaaatggaatcaGCCTGTAACGTGTTACTGCTGCGACAaatccgatatatatatatatatatatatatatatatatatatatatatatatatattatcgtaAAAGtgaataattcagttattttgtacaattttttgttatttcatgaaaaaaattatcattatttatcagttatttcatgaaacatCATActgtatgaaataatttcatgctTTAACGAACCCTTTTCCGAAAGtttctaaacatattttgcaACTCAAATTATTAACTAAGCAAAGCGTTGAATTATGAGCATATGTATTAGCGCTCATTAAAGCTGCCTGAAGCGTTCGTAAAATGGTTTGTTTATATTTggctgttgccattcgacaataagtaataagagcgatttctgtgccgcTTACTTTAGCCTATATGCATCATTAGAATTTTCTACTGATTAAATATTAGctttcttagaatatttattgtCTTATTACTATGATTTTTTTCACCTGATTCTcataaaatgttccaaaatacTTTTGTTTAACTCAGAaacgaatcaaaatattttaagtatgtacTCATTTGAAGTCTATGTCTTTGAACAGGAATATCCTTCTACGATGAAGAATTTGAGAAACGAAAAACGATTCATCCAAGGAAAGAAAAACATTCTGAATTCTTTGATAGAAAAGATTAAATTGGACattaaagtatgaatttttttttataaaacaactcATAAATTAAAGtctaatggatatttttttgttcaaattcggtatgataatttctgaatatgttcTGCTGTTCCTAAACTAGAGAATAagcaatctatttatttagaaatattctatagttgttttaatgcttcacgatacgaaaacaaattgaaatttttttgtttatttatcatttgaagaatgaataaaaatacaacttattttttttagttcatgaaCTAGGTAATATACTTCTtacgttatttaaaaaattttaatcaaatcactTGACAAActctaaactaaaaaatatattatattttatcttttttcaaatttaaaaaaaacttgtgtcATTTATTTGGTATATTTCGATTTCATAGAtgtttcctcaatttttttaatgcaaaaattcattaaatgcagCTATTTTCAAAAAGGGATCCGAATGTAGTCACacattttaatgattgatttttttagccAATAATCATGCATTGTTTTATTtctcgaaataaattatttaaaaattcttgttgcCAAAGATTTTCAGAATCGTAATCTCTCTCACAGATAGAAATATTCTTTGGTATGTTTATccagttttaataataatgaaatgcgaATATAAGTGAGTATTCTGtaaggaaaaatgaaattataacctgttaaaaaaatagttaatagatACAGATTCCAtgagtatataataaatattctgactGACGGAAGGTTAAAAATGAACAGTAAAATGTTATGATTATTTCGTGTTTTAGGATATGCAGGCGGCAACGCTGCAGTTGGATGAATTATACAAAAAGGAACAAGATTTCACGACagagaaggaaaaagaaatggcCGCGTGAGTTATAAATGACcgtatattttcaatatttttttcactctGAAAGcctaatttataacatttctctTAAAATCTTGAAAGTACACTGTAATTGGTTGTTGAAACCAATCAGAAGCAATAGGAACAAATCATATTTTTCCACTGAAGGatcttcttgttttatttatctttaactaGCCGCCTTCAGCGACCAATTGCCCGCCGACAGTACTAAATGAGTTTCTTTTCAATGGAACTTCTTTTGTAAAAGTTAATATTCGTGGTTACcctaacaaatattttgaaactcgaaatgaatatatatatatattgtatgtgTGTGTTAGATGTGTATTATTATTGTAGCGTTGTACAATAATCTATTTCTTGTGTTTATTAAAGTCTCTAATGATGTCAAATAACATGACGTAACTATTTACCCCATCTGGAATCTAATGACTCGTGACCAGTGCtaacttcattttctaattccCCTAGTAAAATATATAGCTGATTCCAATAATGAAGTTATGCGGCCTTTTTTAAGTTCAGACGTACGCTAATTggattaaaatatgcttaaaaagaAACGAAGAATAAGCATTCAGTTTATTAGATATCTTTcctagtatttttaatattttaggaagtttttatttactgataccacataaatagaaagtaaaattcattaCGATTTTAACAAAGGATatgaaaaaatagggagaaactTCATTCTGGagcttcaaaaaagaaagaaaaaaacagacagttaaatatttgcattaacaataaaaataaaagcctgaaTTTCATTGGGAcagtaaaaagcaattttaaaaattgtgcattaaaacatttcaaaaactttatttttaactttatttattttaaactttacaaaaaaaaaatggaataacacTTTTTTATTCTGCGGTTTATCGTGGTGCAAGACTGAGTTTTGTTCGATGATCTTTTCAAAAACAATTGCTAAAGAAcgccaaaattttaattcatttttaaggaattaagttttttaaaaatcactaagaatcactaatcattaaaaaaatcgcatTCTAGGCTTCAAAAGTAAACTTAGATAACTCCAGGTCAAATAACCAAGGCCAACTTAGGTAACTCTAGATTAAATATTCAGTGCCTTATTATCAAATAGGTAGAGTAGGCAACTGCCTaggaattctgaaaattttggaaaaaatgaacaaaattttgagatattttttcttttttttaggtaCATTTAAGATTATATAACTTTGCGCTTTCATTTGCTCGAAAATGCTCGAACTTATTTATATGAGAGccaaatgtcttttaaatttcagaatgatatttttttattttaaaaactttgtgataattaaaatgatacaatatgttttataattggTCGACTGACTCAAAACGCCACAACCCTTAAAAACATTGTATTAGagtgtttcaataattttttctattttaattaaaataattattaaaataatttctattttaattaaagtagttttcaagttaaaaagtattattgcaaGCTTGAATTGTAGGtcatttaaccagttaactgcagaatttatttttttaaatccttcaaaTCCCCTTTTTAAAGTCAAGTGATGACACATATACCCCTCGAATGTAATGTAAATCgttgcatagtaaattttgcaaataataaggtgaataaattttttttagataaaaaatacacCACGCCAAAAGGAAGATTTGATTTGACGTGTATGCACGCAGAACGCATGCTTTACTGGTTAAGAAAATCGGtttgaatatctaaaatataagagaaagagctttcaattaattttaaaattgaaaatggtttttgaaagtgcaaaagttttaacaaattctaagaattcaaaaataaagtcttTGAAGACTCTTATTTTACTTATCTGTAAaccagctaaaaaaaaaaaaatcactaaccAATAAaccaattcaaatatatatatatatatataaaatgctaccaagaataatattttgaaatttaaaaaaatatttgaattgaatttgaatatgTTCGAGTCTATAGTTCCTGATAGTTAAACCAAAGCGCAAATTTTGATTATCCACAAAATATTTCGAGTCCTGTGAGTACTATATGATCTTAGTCTGCATATCTGATAATCCAGTCCCTTGCGtttatagtattattatattagaagGAATGTAGTTGTGTCTTCACAGGATCTTGACTCTTTACAGGCTGGACAATCGTCTTCAAGAATCTCAAGAAAGAAAAGATATGTTACTGTTTTTAATCGATAAGTTTTCAGTGGCGAAAACTTTTCTCGATTCTTTGGCGAAGTTGAATAATGTA
The Argiope bruennichi chromosome 6, qqArgBrue1.1, whole genome shotgun sequence DNA segment above includes these coding regions:
- the LOC129971280 gene encoding uncharacterized protein LOC129971280: MAMKNTKSSSSVKLDKRKTMPIRTIPMPVILSNSWDIAEKYDDYLRMLSKEYPSTMKNLRNEKRFIQGKKNILNSLIEKIKLDIKDMQAATLQLDELYKKEQDFTTEKEKEMAALDNRLQESQERKDMLLFLIDKFSVAKTFLDSLAKLNNFPDVINLVRSYLILEALNEQFLQLELESMMAMKKIQDMHSEMENLLKEHRSNVMELEKRYENLVCQQQNSKSANSELRQLLDNKLISQKDEDASWEQIKRWASGMCKKISIYKDTSIQPKDFIKQLDEIYDFIEASKKILKK